The Acutalibacter muris genomic sequence TTCGCCCGCTGTTTTGAAGACAAGGCCGGAAGGCTGCAATAGAACACTTCAGGGTCGCCTGCTATCCAGGCAGCCCGGTGTTCTTTGCACCTTCCGGCTTTTTTATTTTCATTTTTCGATTGGATGATGCAAATGATATGAGTAAACATAAAAATCCAAAGAATAAATCTCAGCGGATGCGCTGCCCTTATTGCGGCAGTCCAGTGGTGCTCAGGAGCGCCGATGGCATTTACCGTGAGAACAGCCAGGGCGCGATGCTGTATGTCTGTAGTCGTTACCCGGAGTGCGACGCTTATGTGAAAGTACACCCCGGCACGAACATCCCCATGGGGAGCCTCGCTAATCACGAGCTCCGCACGCTCCGGCGGACAGCTCACTACTACTTCGACCAGCTCTACAAGACCGGCCGCATGACCCGGCAGGAGTCTTATCGCTGGTTGGCGGACAAGATTTGTGTGCCGCTGAAAGATGCCCATATCGGACACCTTGGCGAGTATTACTGCAAGCTGGTGATTCAGGACAGCAGAAAGCTCCTGCAGCCCCACAACGCACGGCCCCGGCATGGCCCGGGAGAGAGGAGGACATTATGAAACTGACAAGAGAGCAGCAAGCCAAGGTGGAGGAGAACCTGGGACTGGTGTACAAGGTGCTTGGGGACAAGCTCAAGGGGCAGTCCTCGGTGGGGAGCTATACCCGGGAGGATTTGTTCCAGGTGGGGTGTATCGGCCTGTGTAAGGCTACAGCTACTGACAAGGGTGGGACGTTTTCTACATATGCTTACCGGCTGATCTGGCACGAGATTTGCGATGTGCTGGTCAAGGCCAACAAGCAGAGGAACGCTGAGGTTTTTGATGACTATGAGAGGGACATCCCAGAGTTGGACGATGGTGAACACCGGGCAGAGATTAACTTTGACGTGGTGCGAGAGCTGGTGTCTGTTAAAGCTGAAGCCCCTCCCCACGTTGTCAAGGGCATTGACGCCATGCTGCTGATGGCGAAGGGCTACACCTGCCGGGAGATCGGCGAGTGGATGGGCGCAAGCGACAATCTGGTAAGCGCTTATGTGTCGAAAGCGCGGAAGTTCCTGAAGGGCAGGCCGAAGTCGGCTCAGATGATGGAGATTTACGCTGCTTAAAATATAGCTGGGTACCGAGGTGAGAACTCGGTGCCCAGCTTTTTCTGTTTATGGAGGGAAAGATATGAAAAAATTCTTGAAGTGGCTGTTGCCAGCTTTTGTGCTTGTTACAACCGTGCTGCTATTTCGGTTTGTGTTCTTTGTCGGCTATGTGCCCACAGAATCTATGGAACCGACCATCCACAAGGGCAGCTACATTCTGGGAGGCAGGATTTTTGGGGAGTTGAAGGTGGGGGATATCATCGTCTTTGAACATGAGGGAAAGCAGCTGGTGAAACGGATCGCCGCTGTGGGCGGAGATGTGGTGGAACATAAAGGAGATGTACTTATAGTTCCAGATGGAAAAATCTACGTACTTGGGGATAACAAAGACAACTCAGCCGACTCGAAATCATGGGCAGTCCCATTTATAGAAAACGATGATATTATCGCAACAGTTGTAGGGATAGGTTAGTGTATGTGCAGTCCTATTTTGGGTGCGGCTGTGTATCGTTCAAGTTTACGTCCAAGGGATTGTTTTTGTCAAAACGGTAAAAGTTCACCTTAAACAGTAACCTTTCAACAATAACGCCTACTGGGACAATGATAATCCAATTAAAATTCGTGAAAATGCCCATTTTTTTGAATAAATAGTATTGACAATCCTAATTTGATAAAGTATACTAAAAACATAACAAAGAGATTTTTTCTTTGTGTAGAAAAAATAGTTAGCTGGAGGGAAGGTGGATATGTGGCGTATATACCCCTCACCAAAAGTGAGGAAAAGCTGATGCAGTTCCTTTGGGAACAGGGCAAGCCGCTCAGTGCCTCTGAGATTCAGGCATTGTGGAAGGATAATGCCTGGACGAAAAGCTATACAAGGGACATTATTCGGTCACTGGAAGAAAAGGGCGCGATAGAGTTTTATAACTTGGAGCGCACCGGCAAGAATTATGGCCGGAGATTTCGGACAGTCCTGACCAGGGAAGAATATTTTTCCCAGCTGGCGATGCGTAACGGCGTAACGGTAACCAAGATGTTCCAGGTTGAAACTTTTGCTATGGTCGAAAAGGGGAATAAACAGGAAATGGACGACCTTATTCGGGAACTTGAAGGTATGATTGAAGAATACCGTGCAAGGGATGATGATGCAGAATGAGCATATCTCTTTTCTCGTTCTTGATGTCAGTGATGTTCAGCACTGTTTTTATCCTGGGGATTCATGTTCTGCGAAACCGCCCTTTTTTCCTCAAGTCTTTTGAAGTCCATACCCTCTTGACCTTGTATGGATTGTGCCTTTTCCGCATGGTTGTTGTGATAGAGCTGCCATTTACAATCCCCGTTGGACTGAGAGGGGCGTTCAGCCGAGTTTATGACCGAGTACGTCAATTTCAAATGCCGGTTGGAAAGGAGGATATTGAGCTTACTGCTTTTTTATGCTGCATTTGGGCCGTTGTCGCCGGTGTCCTTTTCACCCGCTTTATCTGGCGGGACCATGCTGTTAAAAAGGAACTTGCCCTATGCCATAGGAATGAAAACAAAGACGCGGAACGAGCGCTTTCAAAAGCAATGGCGGTTTCCTCAAGGAAGCTTCCTGTAAACGTATGCGTATGCGGGAGTATAGATATCCCCATGGGGCTTGGATTATTCCATAAATGGATATATCTGCCTGACGAAAAGTTTGCAAAGGAAGAACTGTATTACATCATGATGCACGAGTACACGCATTTCTGCAATCGTGATGGAGTAGTCAAACTTCTAACGATGCTGTTCTGCTGTGTGTTCTGGTGGAATCCTGCTGTATACATATTGAAGAAGGATGTTTCCCAAATTTTGGAAATCAAATGTGACGTTTATGCCACTCAGAGCTTTACGAAAAAGGAACGGTTGGAGTATTTGCTGACTATTCTCAGAGTGTTGAAAGGAAATCCTGCCCCAGGCAATTCACCTTCGCCTTTGACCGCCACCGGCTTGATTTCCAGGACGAAGGGAGATAACACGAAGGAGCGCTTTGAGCTGATCATGAAAGCCGCAAATCAGGTAAAGTGGAAGTACCAGGCAATCCTTTTGAGTTGTTCGATGGTTCTGCTGGTGCTTTCATATTCGTTCGTTCTCCAGCCGGCCTTTGACCCGCCGGTGGAGGACATCTTCACAGACGAGTCAACGGTGGAGTGGGATTCGGAAGATGTATATATACTTCAGCATAGTGATATGACATATTCACTCGTGCTGGGAAATGGTGAAAAGTGTCCTATAAGTGACCCGGTTCTTCAATTTTATATTGACGCAGGTACAACTATACGAAAGGAATGAAACCATTATGAACGGAATAATGCCTTTAGCTGATGTTATCGTCGTAAAGACCAGAATCTACCAGGGACGGGTTCAGTGCCGCCGCTGGAACGAAACCCAAGGCTATTGGGTTGATCCATACTGGATAGATGTGAAATAGCCCCTGTTAAATTGTCTCACTGACCGGCCGGTCTCGAGATAGAAGCACCGGGTGCAAAGCCATTGTGCTGCGGCGCTGGGGAAACCACTGCGGTATCATTTCATCGCTAGGGTTCCTGTCCGCCCCGGCTCTTTATGTGAGCGAGATGTAAGTCCAAGACAAGTTATGTTTATACACGTAAAAAAGTAGTAAATTGCAATGAAAAAAGCAAAACGATTTGAAGCCCTGATTTTGGCTCTGGTGTTGGCTTTTTCGATTCCAAATTCAGCCTGGGCTCAGGGTGGGATGTGCTCGCTTGCGGCAAATGAACACGGACAAACATTAAGGGAAACTGCTCAACACATATTAGAATGTAAAAGTGGTGAGTTCCCGAGGAATTCATTCGCTATATGTGAGGAATTGCTTGAAATCGATCCTATACTTGCGAAGAAAGCGCTAGATCATATAGAATCCATTGCAATACCAATTGAAAATATGTTAGAAAATTCTCCTGAACCTGTGAACACATTTACAGACTCATCAAATTCTTCAGATCGACGAGGAATGTATGTCCGGGACGGTGATGGCGGTTATTACGTTTACTTTGATGAGGACGATTTGGTTGAAGAAGCGCCCTCAGAAAATGGTGATGTGAGTGATGTAAATGGCATTGAGCCTTTCAATTATAACGATTATGATGCGATTGTTGATCCTAGATATAATGCGCATTGCAATTCGGTGTGCAAAGTCTTTTCAATGTATAACGGTAAGCCGTATTTTGGGTCTGGTTTCTATGTTGGCGATGATGTTGTGGCAACAGCAGCCCATATGTTATGGAACGTATTTTGGGAAGACACGCTCGGCCTTTGTTTTGCGGACGAAGTATACGTTAAGCAAGCATATGCACCCAAAAGTACTACGTCAAAAGAACCCTATGGCATAGCTTTTGCCACTTGCACCGATTGTAATGATATGGTTGTGGGTGCTTCATGGCGAGACCGAGGCTCAGATGACGATGATTGGGGCGCATTCAAAGTTACAAAAAAAGTAGGCGGTTATTCTTATCGGCCCAAAAAGCAAATTGATGTAAAGACATATATTGGAGAGAATATTACAATATATGGATATCCTCAGCCCGACCCATCTATTGAAAACTCAATGTTCCGGGTAAAAGGAAAGACAGTATCAAAACCCTCCGGACTTACGACAACACGCGTCTTATATGGAAGTGATACATCTGGTGGAAACGCAGATGGCTGGCATGGAATGAGCGGCTCTCCCGTTTTAGACAAAAATGGAAACGTCATAGCTATCTTCATCGGTAAAACGCTTGATGGAAGTCGATCAATGGCTGTTTCTCTTGATAAGTGGCTGTATGCCGCTTTGAAAAAATATGAATAAGAATGGTGTCGATAAATATGAGGAGAAAAGCATTTGCTTTCGGCATTCTAATCCTTATAATGCTATGTGTGATCTTTACAAACTACTCCTCAAGGGATATAAGAACTGATATTAGTTCTGCAGTCATTTCTTCCAGTAGTGACTGGATATACGCTGAGCAAAAAAACGCTTCGACAACTTTGCGCGAAGCCACAAAAGCAGAGAGTTTTTTCGAACAGACTACCGATACTCAGCTCGAGATTAGCTACACACTTTTTCCCAGAACAGTTGGACGAGTTACATCTGAAACATTTACTTTTTTTACCCGTTGCAATGCACTGCCATTCGGTTTGAATAAATTTTGTCCAACAGCCAGCTATGTTTATGAAGACAATGGAAAGTATGACACATTTCTTGATATCCACATCCGAGAGAAGGAAGGCCCCATCAATGAGAACTTCTGCCATATGAGTTGGTACACAATGGAGCACCTTATTAAGGTTTCTCCAACGCAGCCGGACGGAGAATTGATGGCACAGCAGACATACACAACAGAGTCGTTCCACGATGCGGCAGATTTTTACAAAAAAAACTTTGCTGCTGCCGAGGCGGGGACAGACCCAGAATATATCAGCTTTAACCGGCTGGAGGATATTGACTTGAATGGTGTGACAGCTTATCATTACACTTACAAACGGGAGGTTGACCCAGATGTTCCTCAGACTACGGGTTATGATCTTGACTACGTTTATGAGCGGTATGGTGAGCATTTCTTGTTCGAAACTGAACGGTACATTTATCTCATCGCTTTCTCTGGGCAAGAGGAAAATGAATTCCAACTGCAAGTCCTGAAGAACATCATAGACACGTTAGGAATCAATCCGAATGAATCTTGCCAACCCCCAGTTTGGGCCCAAAACGAGTGGTTTGTAGAATATGGGATTCATCTTCACCGAGATGAATTAGTAGGAACTGTTCCAGAGTGCTTACAACCATATGTACTGGGTTGTTGAATCCAACACATATGGTAATCCGATTGTCTCATCGGTTGGCGCCGACCTTGAGATAAAGGCGCCGGGTGCAAAGCCATTGTGCTGCGGCGCTGAGCGGGTCCTGAGGTTTCATTTGCCACTGGGCTCATGTCCGCCCCGGCACTTTATGTGTTTGGGATGTAAACCCAAGGCAAGCTTGTTTGCTTGCGCGACATAGAATAATCCAAAGGAGGATTTCCGATATGAAAGCAAAAAGGTTAGTTGCTCTTTTGATGGCCCTAGCACTTATTGTGGGACTTTTTGCAATAAGTGCTTCGGCAGGAACCGGAAATTGTCCACGCTGTGGCTTTGTGGAAACCTTTGTTTCCTATAGCGGAACATGGCGCCCTGGTTCCCCTTCCAGGACAGTCGACAGTTGCCGGTTTAGTTCCTCGCGACACTCACATGCAAATGCCACACGTATCAATCCAGTGGTATGCAATAAATGTCGCGAAGATATAGGATCTTCGTTTGAAAGCACTTCCAACTATTGTCCAATAGGTGGTGCCGTAGCATAAGTCCCTTGAGGTAACAAAGATAAAGGTCAAGTTAGTGTAGGATTCAAACCTGCTCAAAAATAGTGTGTTAGTCAAAATAGCGCAAGTTACTCTAATTGGCTTTGCTTTTTTTGAGCAGGTCTATGCTTTATATTTTGCAAGCCAAGGGCACACTAAAGGAGGTATCATAATGAAAAAAATATTTATAGCACTAATCCCTATTTTGCTGCTTTTCATGCAGTTAACTGCGTGCAGTCCAAATTCCGAAAGCATTAGTCATATAGAATCCGAGGACATAAAGCCTGTTATCATCAATATATGTGTTGACCTTCCAAATACATACAGCAAAACGATTTGGGATTTTTTTGCGGCATTTCCCGGTGTGGGCTCTGACTACGAAATACTAATAGAAACAATCCCCGAAGAAGAATCCGAGAGGGAGAATGTGTTGAAGCGGATACGTACAGAAATACTGGCTGGCAAAGGACCGGATGTCTTTCTCTGCACCAGCGACCTTCCATTTTATCATCATTCTCCCCTTTTTCCATTTCCACGCCAGGTTATGGAAAATAATTTATTTCTCCCTCTAGACGAATATATCAAGCAGGCTGAGTATATGGAGTGGGATAAACTCTTGCCTTCAGTAATGGACGCTGGGAGTAATAAAGATGGCCAGTTCCTTCTTCCTCTTACATATAATATGAAAATTTTTTTGTTAGATAAAGAGGAGCATTCACCCGGATTTGAACACCCAGTCTCCTGGGATAAATTGGCCGAGAGTGAGGATATGGACGCACAGATGATAGCTTCAAGCACCGCATTCTACGATTTGCTAGGAGAATTCGCAGACTATGGTAGTGACAATATTGTAATAACGGAAGAGGAACTTTTGGACTATTCTCAGCGTTATATTAATCTTCTTAGGAAAAGCCAAGATATTACTTCTGATGTCCGGGATACATTTATCCAGGACGGACATTTCACTGTCGCCACTGAAAAGGGTCAGGAGCCAGTAAATCTGGGCGAAGACGGTGCTGAGTTTTGGATGCTCTCAGGGTGCAATATTGACGGTGGGACCACAGTAGACGTAGTTAATTATGCGGGAATTAATCGAAATACGGCACATCCGGATGAAGCCTTTAAAGTCTTGGACTATCTTTTATCAAAGCAAATCCAGTCAAATTCTTTCGTTTATTCTCAGTATCTTCCTGTTCATATGGACTTATATTCTAAAGAGAATCCGCACCAAGGCAAATTCATGAATCAATGGAATTTTGAGCAGTTCGATAGATTGCGTGAAGAAATTAACGTAGCAAAATTTTACACGCCTCTGGACAAAGCGGCAAGGGATGCCTACAATATTTCAGTTGAAGGTGATGAACTAAAGAACATGGTACATAAGCAGTATGTTCTTATGGAAATGCTACTCGCCGAAAGCTGAAACCAGGACACTCCCACATGAAAAAAACACACAACATCCTACAGGGCTATCTGCTGATAGCCCCCCTGATGATCGGGTGCCTGCTGTTCTACGCCATACCCTTTGTGCTGGTGGTGCAGTACTCCCTCTCCACCGGCAGCGGGGACGCCCTCTACTTCATAGGCTTCTACAACTACCAGGACGTGACCGCGAACCATATGTTCACCCTTGCCTTCGGCAACACCATGCGCTTTTTGGCGGCGGCGCTGCCTCTCATCATGGTGCTGGCCTATGCCATCGCGCTGCTCATGCAGAAGCACGCCAACAAGCACAAGCTTCTAAAGTCCGTGTTCCTGTTCCCCTACATCATGCCGGTGGTCGGAGCGGTGATTTTAGTAGAGCTGCTCTTTGCAGAGACCGGGCTTGTGCCGAACATAGCAAGTGCCCTGGGCCTGCCTCTGGTGGACTGGCTTGGCGGGCCGGCGGCCTTCGGGGTGGTGCTCTTATTGTACCTCTGGAAGAACACCGGCTACAGCGTGATACTGCTGCTGGCGGGGCTTGTGACCATACCAGAGGAGCAATACTCAGCCGCCGACCTGGACGGTGCTTCCGGCTGGCAGAAGTTTTACTACATCACCACGCCCCAGATGTGGTACTCGGTGTTCTTCGCCATCATCTTCTCGCTGATAAATGCTTTCAAGTGCTTTAGAGAGATTTTCCTGATTGGCGGCACTCATCCCAATGAGAATATCTACATGCTACAGCACTTCCTCAATAACAGCTTTGAGAACCTGAACTACGCTAAACTGTCAGTAGCGTCTGTATTACTGCTGATAGTCGTGCTGATTGTCTTTGCAATTTTCTACATCTTCGTCCGCAAAAAGGAGGCGTTTAGGGCATGAGGACAAAAACTTCACTTGGGGGCAATATCTTCGCGTGGGTGTTCGCCTTTATCTCCATCGCGCCCTTCGTGTACGTGCTGGCGCTGAGCTTTTTGACCCCGAAGGGGGTCACCTTCGGGTACTATTACGACGTGTTTTTGGGCACCTCCCAGTACCTTCTGCGCTTCTGGAAGAGCCTGCTCATATGCCTTGCCATCGTGGCGGGGCAGCTGATAGTCTCGGTGCTGGCGGGATACGGCTTTGCAAAGTGCGACTTCCCCGGCAAGAATGTCCTGCTGTTCGTGCTCATGATACTGATGGTGCTGCCCCTGCAGGTGACCCTGGCCCCAAACTATATAATGCTCGACAAGCTGGGGCTTTTGGACACCTACTCGGCGCTGATACTGCCGTCCATCTTCATCCCCCTGGGCACCTTTATATTGACCCAGAGCTTCAAGTCTGTAAGCGACGACATTATCGACGCGGCAAAGCTGGATGGCTGCGGGCTGTTCCGTCTGCTGACAAAAATCCTCCTGCCCATGAACACCAGCGGCCTTGTGTGCGTCACATTGCTCTCTTTCCTGGATGGCTGGAACATGGTGGAGCAGCCCATAGCATACATAAAGGACTTCCTGCGCTATCCCATCTCGGTGGCCCTGGCATACGTGCCGCCGGCGGACTCCACCTTACAGCTGGTCTGCTGCATAATGGTGGTGCTGCCGCCGCTGTTCCTGTTTACCTACTTCAACCGGGAGCTGGTTGAGGGCATTGTATTGGCGGAGGTGAAATAAATGAAAAAGAAAGCGCTGCTTATATTCACGCTGATATTCTGGATGGTGGCGGCCTGCACCTTTTTGTCCATGAAGGTGGAGCAGGAGATGATACCCCAGGTGACCGCGGTAGAGCCGGACCGTGGTGTGGGCTGGGACAAGGACCCCACCCTGCCCGCAGACTGCATTATTGAGGACGAAAACGGCCAGCACGTCTACAGCATATACGAGGGCACCGGCTGGGAGGCCGGGACCCGGGCGGCAGAGGTCAGCGGCTGGTTTCAGATGGAGGACAAGATAATACTCAGCAACTCCTGGGGCGACTTTGTCCAGTACAGCTCGAAGCCCCTCAGAGAGGGGGAGCTGCTGGAGGTCCTCCGGGGCGGAGACAAGGTGGAGGACCGGTGGCTGGCGGTGTTCCCCGAGGGCCTGGAGCTGGAGCTCAACTGGGACGGGGCCGAGCTGCCAAAGGGCGTAAGCGTTGAGGAGTGGAACCAGAACGCCGTCCAGCTGCATGTAGATGACGACCTGGCCCCCTTTATGCAGGGCCGGGCCAAAAGCCGGGTGCCAAATCTTGCCGGGGCCACGGTGTACAGCTTTAACGACATGTACCAGCTTCTGGACAACTTCACAGGATTCGGGCTGCTGCTGGGGATACTGACGCTGGTGCTGGTGCTGTGGATATGCTCCTGCGTGTTCTCAAGAAAGGTCAGGCGCAACCGATGGGCGCTGATAGTGAACCTGGCATTGGGGCTTGCGCTTCTCATATGCGTGCCCCTGGTGCTGGACACTATTGACCTGCCCTCGTCCTTGCTTCCTCGGGAGCGGATAACTGACTTCGGGGCCATCGCCGGGGCCATGGACCAGTTCTTTGGGGCGCTGAAGGGCTTTGCAGCCCAGGGCAGTCAAGTCGCAGATGGCGCAATCCATCAGGCAAGCACTATGCTGTGGAGGAGCGTGGGACTGGCGGCGGTAATAAGCATAATTGCCATAGGCATATGCGTGGCAGAGATCATCTTCTCCCGCAAAGGAAGCGTTCATTATATGGTAAAGGATGAGCAGAATGGGAACAAACAATCATAATATTATATGGCGAACCCTCTCCTATCTATCGCCCTATAAAAAGGAGTTTGTGTTTGCAGGGCTACTCCTGGTGGCAGCCACTGGAATTGGTTTCCTTCAGCCGCTGGTCATCCAAGAAATCACAGATAAAGGTATGATGGCCCAGGATATTTCAGTGCTTCGACGGGCGGTATTAGCCCTTGCCATTCTGGTGCTGCTGGGCCAGGTCATAGAGATGGCCCAGACAAGGCTCTTTGTGAACGTGCATAATAGGACATATTCGCACATCTTCCTGCAGACCTTCCGCAAGCTGCTGGGGCTCAAAAAGAGCTACTTCGAGGACAGAAACAACGCCGAAATACTTAGCTGTCTGCAGACGGACGTCTCCCAAGTGGCCTCAATAACTGACCGATACACGGTGATGAGCATTAGCCACGTGTTCCGCATAGCCAGCGGCATAGTTGGTCTGCTGCTGATAAGCTGGAAATTGACCGTCATCGTGCTGGCAATGGTGCCGGTGAAGATACTCCTAGTGAGACGCTTTTCAAAACG encodes the following:
- a CDS encoding DUF3268 family zinc-finger domain-containing protein, with product MSKHKNPKNKSQRMRCPYCGSPVVLRSADGIYRENSQGAMLYVCSRYPECDAYVKVHPGTNIPMGSLANHELRTLRRTAHYYFDQLYKTGRMTRQESYRWLADKICVPLKDAHIGHLGEYYCKLVIQDSRKLLQPHNARPRHGPGERRTL
- a CDS encoding sigma-70 family RNA polymerase sigma factor, with the protein product MKLTREQQAKVEENLGLVYKVLGDKLKGQSSVGSYTREDLFQVGCIGLCKATATDKGGTFSTYAYRLIWHEICDVLVKANKQRNAEVFDDYERDIPELDDGEHRAEINFDVVRELVSVKAEAPPHVVKGIDAMLLMAKGYTCREIGEWMGASDNLVSAYVSKARKFLKGRPKSAQMMEIYAA
- the lepB gene encoding signal peptidase I, whose protein sequence is MKKFLKWLLPAFVLVTTVLLFRFVFFVGYVPTESMEPTIHKGSYILGGRIFGELKVGDIIVFEHEGKQLVKRIAAVGGDVVEHKGDVLIVPDGKIYVLGDNKDNSADSKSWAVPFIENDDIIATVVGIG
- a CDS encoding BlaI/MecI/CopY family transcriptional regulator: MAYIPLTKSEEKLMQFLWEQGKPLSASEIQALWKDNAWTKSYTRDIIRSLEEKGAIEFYNLERTGKNYGRRFRTVLTREEYFSQLAMRNGVTVTKMFQVETFAMVEKGNKQEMDDLIRELEGMIEEYRARDDDAE
- a CDS encoding M56 family metallopeptidase → MPVGKEDIELTAFLCCIWAVVAGVLFTRFIWRDHAVKKELALCHRNENKDAERALSKAMAVSSRKLPVNVCVCGSIDIPMGLGLFHKWIYLPDEKFAKEELYYIMMHEYTHFCNRDGVVKLLTMLFCCVFWWNPAVYILKKDVSQILEIKCDVYATQSFTKKERLEYLLTILRVLKGNPAPGNSPSPLTATGLISRTKGDNTKERFELIMKAANQVKWKYQAILLSCSMVLLVLSYSFVLQPAFDPPVEDIFTDESTVEWDSEDVYILQHSDMTYSLVLGNGEKCPISDPVLQFYIDAGTTIRKE
- a CDS encoding trypsin-like serine peptidase translates to MKKAKRFEALILALVLAFSIPNSAWAQGGMCSLAANEHGQTLRETAQHILECKSGEFPRNSFAICEELLEIDPILAKKALDHIESIAIPIENMLENSPEPVNTFTDSSNSSDRRGMYVRDGDGGYYVYFDEDDLVEEAPSENGDVSDVNGIEPFNYNDYDAIVDPRYNAHCNSVCKVFSMYNGKPYFGSGFYVGDDVVATAAHMLWNVFWEDTLGLCFADEVYVKQAYAPKSTTSKEPYGIAFATCTDCNDMVVGASWRDRGSDDDDWGAFKVTKKVGGYSYRPKKQIDVKTYIGENITIYGYPQPDPSIENSMFRVKGKTVSKPSGLTTTRVLYGSDTSGGNADGWHGMSGSPVLDKNGNVIAIFIGKTLDGSRSMAVSLDKWLYAALKKYE
- a CDS encoding extracellular solute-binding protein — encoded protein: MKKIFIALIPILLLFMQLTACSPNSESISHIESEDIKPVIINICVDLPNTYSKTIWDFFAAFPGVGSDYEILIETIPEEESERENVLKRIRTEILAGKGPDVFLCTSDLPFYHHSPLFPFPRQVMENNLFLPLDEYIKQAEYMEWDKLLPSVMDAGSNKDGQFLLPLTYNMKIFLLDKEEHSPGFEHPVSWDKLAESEDMDAQMIASSTAFYDLLGEFADYGSDNIVITEEELLDYSQRYINLLRKSQDITSDVRDTFIQDGHFTVATEKGQEPVNLGEDGAEFWMLSGCNIDGGTTVDVVNYAGINRNTAHPDEAFKVLDYLLSKQIQSNSFVYSQYLPVHMDLYSKENPHQGKFMNQWNFEQFDRLREEINVAKFYTPLDKAARDAYNISVEGDELKNMVHKQYVLMEMLLAES
- a CDS encoding carbohydrate ABC transporter permease, whose amino-acid sequence is MKKTHNILQGYLLIAPLMIGCLLFYAIPFVLVVQYSLSTGSGDALYFIGFYNYQDVTANHMFTLAFGNTMRFLAAALPLIMVLAYAIALLMQKHANKHKLLKSVFLFPYIMPVVGAVILVELLFAETGLVPNIASALGLPLVDWLGGPAAFGVVLLLYLWKNTGYSVILLLAGLVTIPEEQYSAADLDGASGWQKFYYITTPQMWYSVFFAIIFSLINAFKCFREIFLIGGTHPNENIYMLQHFLNNSFENLNYAKLSVASVLLLIVVLIVFAIFYIFVRKKEAFRA
- a CDS encoding carbohydrate ABC transporter permease, whose translation is MRTKTSLGGNIFAWVFAFISIAPFVYVLALSFLTPKGVTFGYYYDVFLGTSQYLLRFWKSLLICLAIVAGQLIVSVLAGYGFAKCDFPGKNVLLFVLMILMVLPLQVTLAPNYIMLDKLGLLDTYSALILPSIFIPLGTFILTQSFKSVSDDIIDAAKLDGCGLFRLLTKILLPMNTSGLVCVTLLSFLDGWNMVEQPIAYIKDFLRYPISVALAYVPPADSTLQLVCCIMVVLPPLFLFTYFNRELVEGIVLAEVK